The nucleotide window TCCTGCAGCCCCATGTGCTGGCGCTGGGCCTGGGCGTGGCCATCGTGTCGAGCGCGATTCCCTATTCGCTGGAGATGATCGCGCTGCGCCGGCTGCCCGCCAATACCTTCAGCATCCTGCTCAGCGCGGAGCCGGCCATCGGTGCCCTGATGGGCCTCGCGCTGCTGGGCGAACGGCTGGCGATAAATCAGTGGGCGGCGATTGGAGCCATCATCGCCGCCTCCGTAGGCGCGGCGATGAGCAGTCGCTTCACATCAACCTGATCGCCGCCTCGGTGGGCGCGGCGATGGGCAGCCGCTTCACTTCAACCTGATCAGCTGGCCGGCGGCGCGGCCGGCTTGAACTGCTCGCGGCGGTCGCAGCGTTCCTGGAAGGCCTTGCGCACGTCCGTATCGGCGATCTTGCTCACTTCGGCGGGCGCGCAGGTGGCGTCCGTCATCGTCATCTGCTGCGCCGTCAGCTGCGGGTCGACCTTGCCGCAGCCAGCCAAGAGCAAAGACAGGCTCAGGGCCAGGCCCAGGGGCAACCCCCGGGCCAGGGCGGACAGGCCGCCGGCCGGTTTCACGTTTTCCATCACGACTCCTTCGAGGGGTGGGTAAGCAGCCATCAATTGAACTGTTCCGGGGCCCGGCCGATCGGCTGGTCCATGTTGGCAAGGTACCACGTCAGCGCCGACATCACGGCCACGTGCCGCTTCAGGTAATCGGGATTGACCTTGTCGAACGTGTCGGCGGGGGTGTGGTGGTAATTGAAGTACGCGCTCGAATCGACCAGCGGCGTGAACGACGGCACGCCGTCGGCCTCCATCGCATGCAGGTCGCCGGCGCCGATCACGTCGCGGCGCTGCAGCACGCCGGCGCCGATCGGCACCAGCGCGGCCTGCAGCGGCGCGAACAGCTTTTCATATTGCGGGCGGATACCGGCCTGCACGCCGAAGGTGCGGCCGGCCACGCCGCCATCGCTCTCGATCGCGGCGAACTGCTTGTCCAGCGCCGCCTTGTGCGCCTGGTGGTAGGCATCGCCGCCCCGGCCGCCGTTTTCCTCGTTCATCCAGGCGATCATGCGGATCGTGCGGCGCGGCTTCAGGTTCAGCTTCTTCAGCGTTTCCAGCACGCCCATCGAGGCGGTGACGCCGGTCGCGTCGTCGTGCGCGCCGGTGGCCAGGTCCCACGAATCGAGGTGGCCGGAAACGATGACGACTTCATCGGCCTTGTCGGTGCCCGGCAGGTCGGCGATTACGTTGAAGCTGTCGGCATCGGGCAGGGTCTGCGGCGTCAGTACCAGTTTCATCGTCACCGGGCCGCGCTTGCTCAGGCGCGCGATCAGCATCGCATCTTCCGCCGTCACCGAGGCCGCCGGAATGCGCTTGCCGTCCGCCAGCCGCGTAGTGCCGGTATGCGTAAGCCGGTAGTCGGCCCCGCCCACGGCGCGCACCAGCGCGGCGGCCGCGCCCAGGTCGGCGGCCAGCGCCGGGCCGCGCGTACGGAACGCCGAGCCATGGCGATAGGCCGGGCCGCCCAGGCCCGCATCGGCCATGCCCTGGTCGAAGGCAACCTCGAACAGCACGATCTTGCCCTTCACTTCACTGGCGCGCCGGCGCAGTTCATCGAAATCGCGCACGATGATGACGGGCGCCGTCAAGCCTTCCGGCGGCGTGGCGCCGGAACCGCCCAGCGCCGTCAGCACGACATTCTGCACCACGCCCTGCGGCCGGCCCGTGTACTCGACCAGCTGGCCCTTTTCCTCGCCGCGCACCCAGTGCGGCACCTTGACCGGCTGCAGCGTGACCTTGGCACCCAGCTTGCGCATCGCCTCGGCGACCTGCTGCACGGCCGCGGCGGCGCCGGGCGAACCGGACAGGCGCGGGCCGGCCAGGTCCGTCATGTCTTCCAGGCGCTGGTAGGCCCAGTCGCTGGCAATCGCGGCATCGCGGATCTGCGCCAGCGTGGCGGCATCGTTGGCGCTGCTGGCGGTGCCCGCGGCGTGGGCCAGGCCGGCGGCGAACAGGCCGGCGGCAATGGCGGACAGGACTGGCTTGCGAAGGTTCATGCGGTCTTCCCTGGATAAAGTTCGATGAAAGCAGGAAGATATCATTTGGCAATATTGCAAGGCAACATATAAGCGTACGACGCGAACCATGACCGGACCGGCGCGGGTTTGACCGCGCCGCGGCCATCGCATAGCATGGGCGCATGCTGAAGGGACCACTCTGCACCGTGCGGCACCTGCTGAACACGGACCTGAACACGTTCATCGCGCTGGTCAACGACCTGC belongs to Pseudoduganella albidiflava and includes:
- the trbK gene encoding entry exclusion lipoprotein TrbK, with product MENVKPAGGLSALARGLPLGLALSLSLLLAGCGKVDPQLTAQQMTMTDATCAPAEVSKIADTDVRKAFQERCDRREQFKPAAPPAS
- a CDS encoding M20/M25/M40 family metallo-hydrolase, producing the protein MNLRKPVLSAIAAGLFAAGLAHAAGTASSANDAATLAQIRDAAIASDWAYQRLEDMTDLAGPRLSGSPGAAAAVQQVAEAMRKLGAKVTLQPVKVPHWVRGEEKGQLVEYTGRPQGVVQNVVLTALGGSGATPPEGLTAPVIIVRDFDELRRRASEVKGKIVLFEVAFDQGMADAGLGGPAYRHGSAFRTRGPALAADLGAAAALVRAVGGADYRLTHTGTTRLADGKRIPAASVTAEDAMLIARLSKRGPVTMKLVLTPQTLPDADSFNVIADLPGTDKADEVVIVSGHLDSWDLATGAHDDATGVTASMGVLETLKKLNLKPRRTIRMIAWMNEENGGRGGDAYHQAHKAALDKQFAAIESDGGVAGRTFGVQAGIRPQYEKLFAPLQAALVPIGAGVLQRRDVIGAGDLHAMEADGVPSFTPLVDSSAYFNYHHTPADTFDKVNPDYLKRHVAVMSALTWYLANMDQPIGRAPEQFN